The genomic stretch ATGTTATCACTATTACGTGGTGCTCCATCAATCCATTCATCTATCACATTAATGTCGTTTTTGAATTTGTGGTGCATGCTTTACATACTATGTTCCAGATTTTGTTGAAATGTGAGTGACTTTTATAACACATCTTATACAAGGGTCAAGGTTTTTAACACCCAAAGGAACccatgagatatatatattacttgcagaaatatatgataatatttttgggattttgttttcataTGATATCGGACTTTATAGCTATTTATTTCAAATCATCATTCCAAGATAACTTTAATGTTCATCCTCATTAAAAGAGCAAAGAAAATGTTAAGAGATTGATTCTTGAGAGTACTGAGtggcatttctcttttaaattataCATCCGTAATGattgatttgaaaaatactAGTTTGGCTAATATTTTTCATACATATTAACATGTGATTAGAtggttttaaaataaatttttagtgGTTCGATCATATGGCTTCAATAACATGCTACATGTCACATATgtcaaaaatactaaaaaatcaAAGTGTTGTCCATGAGAAAATGATCTTCtcccatttcaaataaaaatatatatatatatatatatatatatatatacaatttcaAATCATAGGAAAAATGcgtgtttttaaaaacataattttaaaagctaaaatcATAGGAAAAATCGATTTTTCAAATGTCTATTTTAAATCTTACTTTCCAACATAAAGTGGGGGTTATGACATATGACTTATGAGAGGTTGTGGGGTAGAGATCATACGATTAATTATTTGGAGATACGACAACAAACATACAGAGAAGCTTCTATTTACTCTTTAGTAGTGCTAAAGTCAATTTCACTAAAGCGCGTTATAATAGCCAAGTCGACGCTACATCTATCTAATCTCATGCTCTTAATTCAACACGCCTTGAAATTAAAGGCACAAGTTTGAGAACCATGCAAATATTCCTCCCTATGCTACCAGGGAGCTCTCACATATACAATAATACACAACTTCTGTCTATGCCTTGGCCAATAGCATTCCCCTTCATATGGAGTAGGGAGTGCTGGGTGGTCTTAGGCTTCTCTCACTCttaaaagctagctcaagaggtgatgTTTTCCCTTCATATGAAATATGAAGTGTTGGGTGGTGTTGGGCCTCTCtcaccccaaaagctagctcaagaggtgaggctttccctcaTATTTATAAAGCGACCACCAGCCCCTTttacaaccgatgtgggataatcCCAACAATCTTtccctcacacatcgggccctGGGTTGAAGGAGCGACAATCTGTTTCTGCCGTGGACTGTACgttgggccgagacttgttggtaaacctgggctctgataccaatgttGGGTGGTATTGGGCTTCTCTTAttcccaaaagctagctcaagaggtgcgGCTTTCCcttacacttataaactgactaCCAGCCTCTTCCATAACAGATGTGGGATAACCCAAATAGGGAGTAAGTATGGACATGTTGTAGATGACTCAAAGGGGCTTCTAAGTGGCTTCCAGTGATGGGAGGTGAGGCACGCAAAAAGGGGGGCAAACACAGCAGCCCACGGACGGGTGAAATTTGCAACCAATGACTCCACAGACCGGGTTTAGATGGAAGATGTGCCAAGTTGTATTTTTGATATTATATCccaagagctttatgctctttcAATGTAGAGTCTCGTGCTCTAGCTATTTTCTTGATATGAATGAAAGTGAAATTGGTGCATTCCCCTTCATATTGCTTTAGCTCAGATTAAGAACCCAAAAGTCAATGGACAAAAGAAACGCATGAAATATCTGGCAATTGGACACTGACTCAGATTAAGAACCCATAATTCTGTTGTTACTTTGAACAACTCTTtaatctccaaaaaaaaaaaaaaaaaaaagattaagattAAAAGGTATTTGTGATTGTTAATTGGATAAAAAGGCAAGTAGTATATATAGGGCAAAGGTTGGGCATATATATACCAAGTTctgaattaataaataaattgttagtATTGAAACAATTATCTCATAAACCTTTCTCGATCCCCTTTCGATTCTTAGATGAaccaagaatatatatatatatacaaaaataccaCCACCCTTTACTCCAAAATGACAAGGAAGAAAAACTATTGAGAACTGCTATTTATCCTTTTcttatacattaaaaaaaaatcaggcattgaatttgtaggatgtACACCATCATCCATGTGgatccttttgttttctcattaTTGGTAGAATAAGGGAAAACATGAATGAGGAAGTCTGGAAGAAGCATATGGTTGGTAAACACACAAGTCCAACGTACAATGGAATGTAGTGTGAACATCATTTGACCCATGCTGTCTTGGCCCGACAATACATCTGAACAAAGAACATAGAAGGCCGCGGGTTTAACTAAATTATTGGGCTTGCGTACAAAAATAGCCACTAGAAACCCTTGATGGACGTTGCTTACTTGCTTCATAAAAATGACCCTATTTATCAACCAGTTCATAATAATGCCTGCTTTGGACGGTGAACCATAGGTTCATAGCcattgcttcttttctttttcttttttaatctttttttttttttttttaaatccaattttttatttattattattttatagaaatGTGAGATGAAAGACTTCTATCAACCAATTAggatctagctagctagctaaaACCTTGAGAACcataacaatttaatttttttttaatttttttaatttttaatttttttattttttgtgcttaaacatttttattttatatacgAGTGGCAATTCATGTTTCTATGCCTTATTTGAATTGTGTATTGATGGaagagtataaaattatatgagtCAATTAGAACTCGACTCATGTAATTAAACAGGTCAGTCATGTCAATAATGATATAtcccatttaaaattttaaataggcGTGTGGTGTGGCACGACTTAACCCGCATAACTTATTTAATAAACATATTGTGTTAaacacaaaattttcaattatggAGCatgaaaatgtcattttatacaAAGATATTAGCACATTAATGTAAGAAATAATTCTCAATTATTGATTATGAAAAATGAATTACACTACTAAAGTTATATGTACATTTACAACTAGGAATGAGACTGAATGTAATTTTTTGTCTTAGGctttagggttttaattttttaatggtaaaataaaatttaaaaaaaaaaaaaaaaagttttaatttataCAGTTTAAGCGGGTTGATCCgaaattgtcatttttgttaATCATGTCTAATAAGACCGACCCGATTTGACCCGAAATATTTCATTTTACTAAATCCTAATTAGCTCGACAATTTTGTGTTGAGATTGTAGTAGATCTCCATagtgtgtcaaaaattattggtCTTAATTTTAACACGTTTAGTGCAGTGGTCTACTGTAATGTGGACCATTGATCGTGCATTAAGCCAACTCTGAAATGTCAGTTTCACACTGCAGAATTCAAACCAAATACAGATTCGCTCTTAATGGTTATCTGCCAAAAAGTAAATGTATAGGGCCTACAATATTCCTGAATAACATCCAGTCCACCCAATTTTGTATCGCACGTCATTTGGTAAGCCTGTCAAATTTCCGAGTGAAAATAAGAATGCCCATCTTTTGGATCAAAACAATTCATGTTTTTAATTAggacagaagaagaaaaaaacattaaccaaGAATTGAATAATCACTGCCAAGCTAGAAGGAGAACTCATTCCTAGCTCCTGGGTCTTTTCCTCGTTGAAAATACATATTAATCTTGCATTTAACCTTGGTCGTGATAATACTTTTGACCAAGGAGAAAATTGGTAAACCCAGTTAACGAGAGTCATAACGCGCCGTCAAAACCCTATCTCAAAATTTACAATGCCTTGCACGATGGTACAGACTAATTGGGCAGAAAATTGCAGCCAATCCCGTTCCTATAATTAGACCCTACTTTGACCAAGTTTATCACCCTTTTTCTGAGGGAGGCACTGAGGAAGCTCATCACCGGCaaccaaaaaaaccctaaactgcAATATGATTAGCTCTCCAACCATAAAGAGCTCATATTTTGTATAATTACCAccgttattattattttaaccaaaaatgTTGATGTTGCTTAATGGGCGTCATTTTTTTGGACGGAAACCACACGGAATGAACCTTTTAAATCCACTACTAAGCTGTTAAAAcccattttaaaaatttcagagAATAATCACAAattaaaaacacacttttgctcatatatttattatacatttacgCTTTTCTTTCGGTCATGTCCCAAATGAGTATATGTGGCATGGACCATGTGTTTCTTTATAACATTTAGtgcataaaaattaattttttggttgaagAACCTGCGCACGCAAGCTTTGAAAAGATGCGTGCGTTATAATGCCCTAAATAGTAGGTAATGTATTCACTATTTTATCACCCATGTTAAATAGCtatgataccatattaaatataTTGTAAATATATTGGAGTGAAAGcatgagagaaagaagagaaagagagcaaaagaaaacaatgaactacattgtattgagtaaGATTGTTATACGATATGATATTATAGAGATCTCTATATAGAGAGAAGCTATGAGTGATAAACAATAAaccctaaactaattaaggtaTGGAATAAACTCTGATATGAAAGACAATAAACCCTATAGAATAATATATAGAATATTCTAACTCTTAATGCATATGGGTGGGGTAATCCTACAGTGACATTTTTGGGGTGGGGGTGATAGACAATTGATTGTGAGAAAGATATTAGTCAATTGCAATCATCTAAACAAGCCCATAAAAGTCAAATTCTTACGCGTTTGGTTTGGGGGAAAAAATGGTACCTGGAAACATTTTCTAGGAAAGTGTTTCAAATATCTTCTAACAATTCCTACGATATATTATATTgtaatgtgaattttttttttttttttctctaatttgtAATGTGAACTTATATCTATAAATAGTTGCTCTCACAAAGTTCGAACTCTAAAAAATCTCAGTTTGTCAAGAGCAAATGGCAGGCAAGGATCAATCTTCACCCTACCCGTTGGCACCGGCGGCCAACGGCCGTGGCCGCAGCGACGACGAGTCGTTCACGGCACACACCAAAGAGCTACGCAAAAAGAAGCGCGTGAAGTGCATGGTATACATTGCTGCTTTCGCTGTGGTCCAAACCATAGTCATCTTGGCCTTTGTTCTAGTCGTCGTGCGCATCAAAGCTCCCAAGTTCCGGCTGCTTGCTGCCTCCTTTAATATTACTGATCTTTcaaattcttcattttccttGCGGACGAATGCTCAATTCACGGTAAAGAACACCAACTTTGGTCACTTCAAATATGAACATGGCACTGTTAGGTTTGCCTACAAGGGCATGACTCTTGGTGAGGCCGCTATTGAAAAGGCACGAGCCAGGGCTCGATCAACCAAGAAGGTCAACGCCACAGTTACCCTGAGTTCACTAAATTTGCCTGTCAATTCTGGGATATCAAGCGATGTGGCTGGGGCTCTTTTGCCGCTGACCAGCTCCTCAAAGCTGGATGGGAAAGTGCACCTATTGAAGgttttcaagaaaaagaaatctgcTCAGATGGATTGCACCATGAATGTTAATATCGGATTACTAGAAATCCAGAATTTGAAATGCAAGTGATGTCTTCTTACAATATATATCCCCCAGTCTcccgttttcttttctttctttctttttttccttggtTTTTTTTCATACTGTGACCAAGGAATATAGCGATATCTGTTGATAGCATAAGGTCCCTcatatgccttttttttttttttttttttgtgtgttctTATGTTCATTTTGAAATTAGACTTATGATTTAAGTCTAAATCTATCAGTCTATTGCCTCAGGCCCTCAATGGATTCATTCTTCAAGCTATTTTGTAAAAGGCTCACTGTTTCTcagggaaaacaaaaagaaacttgAAGGGGGATAACTTGATTAACTTCAATATTCAAAGGGTTATAGCTtcacaaaaaagcaaaaatcgTCTTCTAGAGAGAGAGGCTCTACTTTCTCTCTAGAAAACTTTTTTCCACCTCCtttgtgagggttttccacCTCCTCTATGAGGGTTTTCCACTTTCTCGTAAGGGTTTCTAGGGGAGGAGGAATGGatctttttcctcctcctcccctctttcttcttttcttcctttgttttctctcaagttttttgccattttttagTTCTTCCCAATCAGACTAGAAGCTCCGGCCATTTCCATTCCCTTTGCTCAGCCTTCGTCGCTCCATCACCGTCATCCATGCCCACTGCCACGCCACTCGTCCTCTTCTCGGAGCTGTTGGTatttttagatctagttttttttttttaaattagatcTACTTTATTCTGGAGTCTTCTTCCTCCCACGCGCCTATCCACTGTGCTCACCATCATCCCAACTTGATGTCACCACCCTCCGCGCATCGTTCCGTCCACCACGCGTTGGAGTGTGGCTCGCACTTGCCGTAACGTGTCTCCCATGCGCCGTCCAGTGAGCTCCATCTTACGTGCCCCGACTGCTGCTTCTTCTTGTGGTTGTTTTGCtgtgttttgtttatttatgttgttatttgtatttctattgttttttgttatgGGTTAGTCTCCTTGTACTATATTAGTTAGATTCAGGTGTGGAGACTTTTGTAACCGAATTTGTATTGGTACTTCTCTCTCCTACAATTCCTAATTCGGACTTTGACAGTGCTTCTTCGGCTTCATCCTCCTTCCTATGGATATTGCTCGTTGCAAGTAAGGGCTCAGATAGGTTCGCATTAATCTGTGCCCATTTTGCTTCTGTAACCGCTTTGTGCGGCCCCTTGAGAGGATCGGATTACTTGTTTAACCAATTTCCTATCCTTTGTAATTATTTAAGCactgtttttgtttgttttgaatttgttgttGAAGAGTCcaccccatttttatttttaggatcgctcattctctttttttttggatcaatAATGGAAAGGATCCTCCCATGTAACCATTTtcctcattcaattaaaaaaaaacacttcaataTTCAAAGACTAATTTGATAACGGGTATAAACTTCCAAGGTTCAAATGCGTTCTAACCTTTTCAGTTGACTTATCAACAGAATGAACAATAGTTAGACCAATTAAGTGGGGAAAGTGACACACAGCAACTGGAGATATCTAAGCAGTTAAGTCTATGtggggttttgttttgttttgttttgttttttgtggtgCTCTATTAAACTAACCTATGCCTAGATGCATGGCTGAAAAGGCTCCAAACTGGGCACCCTCTGCATTTCAACCCCACTAACCTATCTTTATCACCTTTTTCAACATCACCCCCACAAGATTGACAATTTACCTGAAATTTCAGTTCAAAGTCGCCGTGGTAGGGTAGGTTTTGCAAGTAGTAGTGTATTTGGTATGAAAATGTGCATGTGTTTGGCTTCCCATTTGACTTTCCTTCACTGGGATGGGAATCTAAGAGGCGTTCAAATTGTTAGGAATTTGAGCAATTATTGTgagaaaatttataaaaaattcaacggtgtaaataaattttgaatggtTCAATCACTTATTCAAATAGAtgaatttcatattttaaacgGCTAATTGTGGTAGACCCATTCTCATTCATTGCTTGATTGATACCCTGGACAAATGCTTAGATGACCCCTAAATGAGCCGTTGTAGACTAGTAGATGGGACAAAGTCCTGCTATGGGCAGCCTAGCgtaggacatatattaaaaataaaaataaaaaataaattttgtattttttttttttagttaaatttttataagttaatatttaatttttaatgccttaattaaaacttgtttttggattcaaaattaaaatttaggaaTGAAAAGTTAACCTTTTAAGAATTTATATCACCCAAAAAGGAtttgatcatcctaaatttggtacTAATCCCTCAAATTTTGGtgttaatacctcaaatttagtgctaatatttcaaatttgaatttccctttaatatctatcttctttaattaaaaaaaaaaattagccacGTCAAATTTGGCAGACGCTGGGATGACCCCGGGCTGCCGAAAATCTCAACTCGTTGGGACTTGTGATTTGTGACTGATCTTGTTGCTAATCgttgtaattttatatttttttatatgtttccCTAGGCCTATATGCGGTTCATGGAGGcccttatatttttatattttttatatgttttatagaGGCCCCTCCGCAATTGTTGGCCCACGGGCCACTCTTTTCCTAAACCAACGAAATGCCCATTCCATTTTCACGGCCTACCGCTTATCACAAAATCGTAAAATATTTAAGCACAAAATGAGTTCAAGCCTTCACTCAAAAAGTTCCTGCATTCAATATCtttcttctcatatatatatatatatattctaatatcaTTCATTAAGAATAACATAGCCGAGGCTCTACAAAACAAGAGCTAAACGctttaaattgataatgtcaAAAATACAGTGAGAAACTTCTTCAAGCCAAATCTTGTTTGTCAGTGTCTGAATTGTTACAGGCCGCCTCCTTTGCAAGTCCATGCGCTGTCATATTAGCTTCTCATTTGACATGGTGCACTTCCCATCATCGGAACACCTTTAGCACTACCTTGGCATCATCAATTACCTACCCGCCCATATCGACAAAAATTAGAGTCCATGTCTTTTAGGGTCGTAACCACAATCTTTGAATCCCCTTCAAGCAGCACTTCCTACAATCTAGAATCACGGCTTAGTTCTAGAGTGTGTAAAGCCGCAACTGCCTTTGCAGTGGTAGGGTCATACACAGCTTGTATGGTCTTGCATTGAGCCGCCAAGACCCGCCCCATGTTGTCCCGGATAATCACTCCTATCCCAATCCTCTTCTCTTTCAAATTTATCGTTGCATCCCAATTAGCTTTGTAGCTATCAAGGGGAGGGTTAGTCCAACGAACTTGAAGCGTCCTCGTTGTTTCTGCCAGTTGACTGGGGTTGTTCTTGTTGGCTCTCCGGAACTGACTTAACAACTCCTCCGCCTCTTGGATTAGACGCTTCAGGTGCAAACAATTCCCCCCATGCAACACAAAGTTACGTCTCTTCCATATTGCACATGCAATAACCCCGGCCAGCTCCAACTCTTCGATGTTGCACCGCTCCATCAAATATTCCATCACCGCCAAGAAATCCCCCCTATCACATTGGCTCTTGAAAAATCTGCTCGCTCGCTTCCACCCCAAACATCTTGGGCAGCTGGGCAATCCCAAAAAGTATGTTTGGCAAACTCCACATATCTATTGCATATAAAATAGAGGTCATCTTGGAGTACCCTTTGCCGTTTAAGGTTGTCTTTCGTTGGGAGGATATTGCTTCACACCTTCCATAAAAACATTCTTACAGCATTGGGGATCTTCAATTTCTAGATACAATTCCACAAGTCcctatttttgtttaaaaaggAACTCTCTCCCTGCATGGGTCCACACTACTCCATCTCCAAGTGGTTAGCACTTCACACCGAGAATTCTCTCGTGCTTGTTCGATGCCAAACCAACTTATCCTCTTGCTGATACCTACTAATGGGTAAGTTGCATATGATCTTTGCCTCCTCCACCAAAAAGGAATTTTGAATAAGCTCAATATTCCACGAAGATGTCATCGGATCAATCAGAACACTTACCTTTGCATCCACAGGCAAGCCATTGCATGGCGATTGGATGGCAAAGGTTGTTGGTTTCGGGATCCATCTATCACCCCAAATGAAGACCTTCCTGCTGTCCTCTATCCTCCAAATAGACCCTGCATGAATTAATTCTCTAGCTAATAGAAAACTCCTCCATATGTTAAATTATGACttattgcaaaaaaaatattgtaaattttattatttaattaatattttaacatttacacttaagtttaaattttctCTGAATAAGTAAGTTCCAAATATTTGAATAAGTACCAAATATTCAACTAAAATATAAGTGAACATTAAGGTCAAGACTTGAACTAGCTAACCTAGCCATAATTATACAGTGTGAGACTAACTGAGACACCAATATACAATGtgggacaatatatatattctaacatcttaCACTGCCAAGatatataattttgataatttatcaTTATGTTAAGATCCCAATTGTCATATACGTCATATATATGTCATATTGTTTTCTAATTcatctcttttgcaaattcactataaataataaatttgccAAATCTCTTGTAGAGAAATAcgcaaaaaaatgaaaattaacatttatcttttgattatatGCATGGTGGATAAGATTGCAGTGACTTTGTTAGCTCGAGGTCAATCCATTCCTGTGGCTAAAACTTTCTCTAGCGGTTACACTTAACTTGGTCTTCGTTTATACCATCGTTTGCCGATTCATGTATGATGTAATTTTGTTGGCCTTGAACTCAGGCAAGAATACTGATTCCCAATCATAATGTCTCCTACGGATGATATTTTCGCCAAACAAGAATTCCGGAATACGGGCTTAATGATGCTCACATGAGCCCATATTCAACCATCTTACATCTACAATGCGTTGGTGCAAATACGATCCCCCAAAATGGCAACATTAACAACACACATGAGACACAACAAAATCAGCAGAGGAAGGAAACAGAGGCAATCTACGGTCCTCGGAGAAAAATATGATGTCGGGTCTTTGTTTGTGCCGTGTCCCTTGGTTCACTGCATCCTTTCTGAAAACGATTTGTAACACTCACGATTTTtgagttatatataataaattggTGCaatgaaccctttttttttggcgtCCTCTCATCTCCATATGTAGAAACAGAGTCTctgtctttttctctctctctctctctctttctattgagccagttttcttttttctaggtTGATGGGTCCACTCGAAACTATAGTTTTATCAAGCAGAAAAACCAAGGGCCAATGTTCTTCATTATCTAACCGTAATAACGTAAAAGAACTTTCCTAGGAatttggaaaaagagaagataataataataataataataaatcagcCTCTATTCCAAGCAAAACCCATGTATGTATTTTCTGGATaagtttgatttatttattattttttattcgaTTTCTTAGCAATTTATTGCTAACAATATGAAGGATAGAATTGTAAATTATGATCTTCTctaattcatttaaattaaataatatttagttaatcatattaaaatgagatttttacctcttaaaaaataaaaagacaaaaaaatacgTGGAAATTATGAATTAGACTGCAAGTGGGTTTACGTGTGGGAGTTGAAAAATTGAGGATTCCCATTTGATGCAGGGGACCAAGTTGGGTAGAGGTGCCCTAAGAAGTCTGCAATGTTGGCCAGTCGTGCAATAAGCCAATAAGGTGCACAGTGAAGAGAGCAATGGGAGATGGGCCACactgttttggttgattttggcATATCTTGCCATTATGAATGATGATGGTGCATTggaaatttggttttgtttgcaGCGTCAGAGCGTTCGTCCTCATTTCATTTATGACTTCAAACAAACACCTAATGTCCTACTCTTTCCTTCCTactctcttttcattttcaaaattcaaattttcaatcaacTCCATGTGTGAGTGTGACCCATTAGTTTGAATTTGCAGCTGCCTAGCAGTAGCAGATATCTCTGTGTGTGATTCATTTTTGGTCAAACTTAGGCTGCTCCGAATGAGCTCTAATTATTACAATACCTgaaataaatataacaaaataaataaaaaaacttattataattattatttttttatataaaaattaaagaacattaaacagaAAATAAGAGATAGGGGTACCAACTACCAACAAACACCACTATTCGGTTCAAAGAAGAGATAGAGCTCCCGCTTTGGAAATAGAATTTCAGCAAACCTGATATCATGTAAcattattttatgtaatttttttttttttttttggtgaaggtAACACATTTTATACTTTTGTTTGCTACAATCATGAGTACAATTGAAAAGAGTATATTTGGTTTTTTAACATTCCACGAAGTGGATGGCATACCCAAGGAACCAATTAagaattaataaccataaaataacacaaaaagataattgaaaaataataataataaggtaaATAATGAGGGacaaatgcaaaatcaatttttgggtATCACCAATTTGCAATTAGATTTTTCCGGTGTAAAAATATTGCTTAAAACTTCTTGTTCtaaataaaaatgacaaataactcTCCGCTCGCTATCAACTTCCATTAAAAATTTTGTCATAAATCGTCAAATCTAACATATCaacatcaataataaaattacaaaatgccCTAAATTTGGATTCTTTGAAATTAAGCTACATGAATTTTACTAAAATTTGAGTAACTTAAGAGAAGGGTTGCGAGGCTCATTTGTCTTAAGTAGGAAGGTCTCATGCCTTAAATTGCTCATAACTCTCATCTCTTAGGTTGTCTGAATTTCACTAAAATTTCAACAGCCTAATTTTTGGGGACACTCACCCCAAGCAAACATGTTAGAGTCTTGAGATATAATTtcatgacccaaaaaaaaaaaaaaaaaaaaaaaaaaagaagagttaaATACCTTGTTGGTCCTTGTGATTTGCACTTTTATCGGACAATTGcattgattttaaaaactattgaAAGTGGTGCATGTGGCTTTCccttttttgtttgtcatttcATCTATTTTCCGTCCAAAAGTCTAACAACTCTCCGTGTCAAAGCCATTAAACGTCTATCACATGTCTCTCATGTTACATCATTCATCCATTCTTGCCGCgtcaatattatttaaaataaaaaatgttagcaagaaagataaaaaaatgttaacaagAAAGATCGTCTCCACCAACCACCAAACGCGACCTACTTGCAAGA from Corylus avellana chromosome ca1, CavTom2PMs-1.0 encodes the following:
- the LOC132162983 gene encoding late embryogenesis abundant protein At1g64065-like; the encoded protein is MAGKDQSSPYPLAPAANGRGRSDDESFTAHTKELRKKKRVKCMVYIAAFAVVQTIVILAFVLVVVRIKAPKFRLLAASFNITDLSNSSFSLRTNAQFTVKNTNFGHFKYEHGTVRFAYKGMTLGEAAIEKARARARSTKKVNATVTLSSLNLPVNSGISSDVAGALLPLTSSSKLDGKVHLLKVFKKKKSAQMDCTMNVNIGLLEIQNLKCK